A stretch of Myceligenerans xiligouense DNA encodes these proteins:
- a CDS encoding polysaccharide pyruvyl transferase family protein, with protein MTTDISTPDQNAVLENETTTETELAEPRDEVRRNDVIVCSFYTADDYYRGHGERLRAALDRLGVAHELREIAIPEGLDWADVTRKKVPFLAEVCEKHPDKKVYWIDVDCSLSSFPPLIADFSADIIGFQRGFSSPLSIGYANRTRFWEPAFWGVNTSPAARRFVADAAAAEAAGADIKATDDYFFEESWRKNAESLSFQIIPSVAVFSKAKPEITDVTPFFSFGSSGNVEEFKGKVVQHGRAGLPGGAAAGVPMRRRVLDVLKKVERKLPGDARNSLRLVADRVGVTHVLTHGLKEGFSGSGRRIRIANRLVREGQAGRADKVAELWSRLEQMGPVDDAERDAKRAADTFVRFRTTGDGTPIPLAWWPRPYPGNFGDWLSPLVLAHYSGRPLRFLEPAAPVSRPHILSVGSIGRFVKPKSVVVGTGISSDDISLEPKATYVSLRGPITAARVKESGGPEVTSFGDPGLLLSRIYPYERGETNGRVALVRHFTHANLPVVLPEGWDELSVLMSSPEDIEAFVRRLGEYDAVVTSAMHVMIACHSYGIPCALVVFEGMEGTVHGNGVKYRDYSLGAGLSRTFEPVGVPLDLNAVNLPELVVTERVSEAKLDEVAEAIRTAVDTWAARAAR; from the coding sequence ATGACGACTGACATCAGCACGCCCGACCAGAACGCCGTGCTCGAGAACGAGACGACGACGGAGACCGAGTTGGCCGAGCCACGCGACGAGGTGCGCCGCAACGACGTGATCGTCTGCTCGTTCTACACGGCGGACGACTACTACCGCGGACACGGGGAGCGGCTGCGCGCCGCGCTGGACCGCCTCGGCGTCGCGCACGAGCTGCGCGAGATCGCGATCCCCGAGGGCCTGGACTGGGCCGACGTGACGCGCAAGAAGGTGCCGTTCCTGGCCGAGGTGTGCGAGAAGCACCCGGACAAGAAGGTGTACTGGATCGACGTGGACTGCTCGCTGTCGTCGTTCCCGCCGCTGATCGCGGACTTCTCCGCCGACATCATCGGCTTCCAGCGCGGGTTCTCCTCGCCGCTGTCGATCGGGTACGCGAACCGCACGCGGTTCTGGGAGCCGGCCTTCTGGGGCGTCAACACGAGCCCGGCGGCTCGGCGCTTCGTGGCCGACGCGGCGGCGGCCGAGGCCGCGGGCGCGGACATCAAGGCGACCGACGACTACTTCTTCGAGGAGTCCTGGCGCAAGAACGCCGAGTCGCTGTCGTTCCAGATCATCCCGTCCGTCGCCGTGTTCTCCAAGGCGAAGCCGGAGATCACCGACGTCACGCCGTTCTTCTCGTTCGGGTCGAGCGGCAACGTCGAGGAGTTCAAGGGCAAGGTCGTGCAGCACGGGCGTGCGGGCCTGCCCGGAGGGGCCGCGGCGGGCGTGCCGATGCGGCGCCGCGTGCTCGACGTGCTGAAGAAGGTCGAACGCAAGCTTCCCGGGGACGCGCGCAACTCGCTGCGCCTCGTGGCCGACCGGGTCGGGGTCACGCACGTGCTGACGCACGGACTGAAGGAGGGCTTCAGCGGGTCCGGTCGCCGGATCCGCATCGCGAACCGCCTGGTCCGCGAGGGGCAGGCAGGCCGCGCGGACAAGGTGGCCGAGCTGTGGTCGCGGCTGGAGCAGATGGGCCCGGTGGACGACGCCGAGCGCGACGCCAAGCGGGCCGCCGACACGTTCGTGCGCTTCCGCACCACCGGCGACGGGACTCCGATCCCGCTGGCCTGGTGGCCGCGCCCCTACCCGGGTAACTTCGGTGACTGGCTGTCGCCCCTGGTGCTCGCGCACTACAGCGGACGCCCCCTGCGCTTCCTGGAGCCCGCCGCGCCGGTGAGCCGGCCGCACATCCTGTCGGTCGGGTCGATCGGCCGGTTCGTCAAGCCGAAGTCCGTGGTCGTCGGCACGGGCATCTCCAGCGACGACATCTCGCTCGAGCCCAAGGCCACCTACGTGTCCCTGCGCGGGCCGATCACCGCCGCGCGGGTCAAGGAGTCCGGAGGCCCCGAGGTCACGTCGTTCGGCGACCCGGGCCTGCTGCTGTCGCGGATCTACCCGTACGAGCGTGGCGAGACCAACGGCCGCGTCGCCCTGGTGCGCCATTTCACGCACGCGAACCTGCCGGTGGTGCTCCCGGAGGGCTGGGACGAGCTGTCGGTCCTGATGTCCTCGCCCGAGGACATCGAGGCGTTCGTCCGGCGCCTGGGCGAGTACGACGCCGTCGTCACCAGCGCCATGCACGTGATGATCGCGTGCCACTCCTACGGCATCCCGTGCGCCCTGGTGGTGTTCGAGGGCATGGAGGGCACCGTGCACGGCAACGGCGTGAAGTACCGCGACTACTCGCTGGGCGCCGGTCTGAGCCGCACGTTCGAGCCGGTCGGCGTGCCGCTGGACCTGAACGCCGTGAACCTGCCGGAGCTGGTCGTCACCGAGCGGGTGAGCGAGGCGAAGCTCGACGAGGTCGCCGAGGCGATCCGGACCGCCGTCGACACCTGGGCCGCGCGGGCCGCGCGCTGA
- a CDS encoding glycosyltransferase family 2 protein, translating to MSDASGGSGTVPDGPGPVPGVSVFLTVRNEERDLAESVGRILEQDYAGPLEVVLAVGPSNDRTAEIAEKLAAVEPRLTVVDNPAGWTPAGLNAAIRAARHDLLVRVDGHSHVEAGYVSRVVRVLISSGAANVGGIMVPEGRTAFEKAVAVAMSSPLGIGSAPFHTGGRAGPADSVYLGAFRRDALEAVGLYDEEYLRAQDWELNYRLRQAGHTVWFDPALRVGYRPRGSWRQLATQFFRSGRWRNHVMRQYPDTASLRYLAPPAAVCGIVAGIAAGVVGAFTTPWLLWGLVVPGGYVLGVVAGSLREGRDLPLRARLLLPGVLMTMHLSWGAGFLRGPERHS from the coding sequence ATGTCTGATGCGTCCGGCGGTTCCGGGACTGTGCCTGATGGCCCCGGGCCGGTGCCCGGTGTCTCCGTCTTCCTCACGGTGCGCAACGAGGAGCGGGACCTGGCCGAATCCGTCGGGCGGATCCTCGAGCAGGACTACGCCGGTCCGCTCGAGGTGGTGCTCGCCGTCGGGCCGAGCAACGACCGCACGGCCGAGATCGCCGAGAAGCTGGCGGCCGTGGAGCCGCGGCTGACGGTCGTCGACAACCCGGCGGGATGGACGCCGGCCGGCCTCAACGCGGCGATCCGCGCCGCGCGGCACGACCTGCTGGTGCGCGTGGACGGCCACAGCCACGTCGAGGCCGGCTACGTGTCGCGGGTGGTACGGGTCCTGATCTCCTCGGGTGCGGCGAACGTCGGCGGGATCATGGTGCCCGAGGGTCGCACGGCCTTCGAGAAGGCGGTCGCGGTGGCGATGAGCTCACCGCTCGGGATCGGCTCGGCCCCGTTCCACACGGGTGGCCGGGCCGGGCCCGCCGACTCGGTGTACCTCGGGGCGTTCCGCCGCGACGCGCTGGAGGCGGTCGGGCTGTACGACGAGGAGTACCTGCGCGCCCAGGACTGGGAGCTGAACTACCGGCTGCGGCAGGCCGGCCACACCGTCTGGTTCGACCCGGCGCTCCGCGTCGGGTACCGGCCGCGCGGTAGCTGGCGGCAGCTCGCCACGCAGTTCTTCCGCTCCGGGCGCTGGCGCAACCACGTGATGCGGCAGTACCCCGACACCGCGAGCCTGCGATACCTCGCCCCGCCGGCCGCGGTGTGCGGCATCGTGGCCGGCATCGCGGCGGGCGTCGTCGGCGCCTTCACCACGCCGTGGCTGCTGTGGGGTCTGGTGGTCCCGGGCGGCTACGTGCTCGGCGTGGTGGCCGGCTCGCTCCGGGAGGGCCGCGACCTCCCGCTCCGCGCCCGCCTGCTGCTGCCGGGCGTACTCATGACCATGCACCTGTCCTGGGGCGCGGGGTTCCTCCGCGGCCCGGAACGCCACTCCTGA
- a CDS encoding glycosyltransferase, producing MSGSFSQRMRRAAASAARPALSRLSGTGPAEKVRRLRRYVLAYDRIVAILGGETNLHAGRTAGIVPPLTLTREQEMENRRRARATVAKADMARALERGLPLEAAVVEGVRGLIAARDDVSMRSLNQSLLRDDATRVAGTLGEAVAAEYYSFDNLAWTRFGEVPLETAAKWAAREYARVAARKDPAALDALADVVLAQPALDVPGALGVLEATLATHRGKTAARLFERLLAEASEGSEAAARLDWLSEWVRREVAPDAPLPVADGAVPFAVMGYRTPDRKMTTQNIGDYVQTIAASSHLVRRTGLTFTGQPDLAESFGRLAARVPAEHRVEGGPERAVHLVEMNRDASATDAIPENTWTLGFGWYMNSAFGLIPDFPFHPNLKPILISFHVNRLEMLTPEAVEYLKAHGPVGCRDWNTVYLLLAAGVPAFFSGCLTTTVNGLFERRRAGAGKPAVYVDTPAPRGAATIKQEYDAVRDRTLAENIDEAVRLLEGYQTDYSRIVTSRLHCYLPTWAIGADVEFRPKRAADIRFNGLLDATEADRRAMQERVTRLLDVAFTEILAGKPAEEVYAAWAEACEPEVAAARRRLEAPGANDPLPFDLDDVVARVRSREQVRPALEPRDGEPVHVSIAMDGNLKEQAKVVATALADHAERPTVLYVQCRDHSQADIDAFNALFPELEIHWLPCDGIEYGSISGMLSHITVATMDRLLLPYLLPDLDKVIYHDIDAVLLTDIGELYDLDLGDAPLAARDAAGRYFLSGFRNTWITTKKMPGGAAVANEFLRRMSAHQTYDYVAFNAGIMVLNLDRMRADGFAENYLPWAGMYGLNDQQLLNVYAGNTRVVMDPAWNAFPAQEDVRDPKLIHWAGHRKPWSAEYSTCQEYWQAAEKRLAERAVAAGAPGAVGGPAGAEGH from the coding sequence ATGAGCGGATCCTTCTCGCAACGAATGCGCCGGGCGGCGGCGTCCGCCGCCCGCCCCGCGCTGTCCCGCCTCTCCGGGACGGGCCCGGCGGAGAAGGTGAGGCGACTGCGCCGGTACGTGCTCGCCTACGACCGCATCGTCGCGATCCTCGGTGGGGAGACCAACCTGCACGCCGGGCGGACCGCCGGCATCGTGCCGCCGCTCACGCTCACGCGCGAGCAGGAGATGGAGAACCGCCGCCGGGCACGGGCCACCGTCGCCAAGGCGGACATGGCCCGCGCGCTGGAGCGCGGCCTGCCGCTGGAGGCCGCCGTCGTCGAGGGCGTGCGCGGCCTCATCGCGGCGCGCGACGACGTGTCGATGCGCAGCCTCAACCAGTCCCTCCTGCGCGACGACGCGACCCGCGTCGCCGGCACCCTTGGTGAGGCGGTCGCCGCCGAGTACTACAGCTTCGACAACCTGGCCTGGACCCGGTTCGGCGAGGTCCCGCTGGAGACCGCCGCGAAGTGGGCCGCCCGGGAGTACGCGCGGGTCGCCGCGCGCAAGGACCCCGCGGCGCTGGACGCCCTGGCCGACGTCGTCCTCGCGCAGCCCGCGCTCGACGTCCCCGGGGCGCTCGGCGTGCTGGAGGCGACGCTCGCCACCCACCGCGGCAAGACCGCCGCGCGCCTGTTCGAACGGCTCCTCGCCGAGGCCTCGGAGGGCTCGGAGGCCGCCGCGCGCCTGGACTGGCTGTCCGAGTGGGTGCGGCGCGAGGTCGCACCGGACGCGCCCCTGCCGGTGGCGGACGGCGCCGTGCCGTTCGCCGTTATGGGCTACCGCACGCCCGACCGGAAGATGACCACCCAGAACATCGGCGACTACGTGCAGACCATCGCGGCGTCGTCGCACCTGGTGCGGCGCACCGGCCTGACGTTCACCGGTCAGCCGGACCTGGCGGAGAGCTTCGGCCGGCTCGCCGCCCGCGTCCCGGCCGAGCACCGCGTCGAGGGCGGCCCCGAGCGCGCCGTCCACCTGGTCGAGATGAACCGAGACGCCTCCGCCACCGACGCGATCCCCGAGAACACCTGGACGCTCGGGTTCGGCTGGTACATGAACTCGGCGTTCGGCCTGATCCCGGACTTCCCGTTCCACCCGAACCTCAAGCCCATCCTCATCTCGTTCCACGTGAACCGGCTGGAGATGCTCACGCCCGAGGCCGTCGAGTACCTCAAGGCGCACGGGCCCGTCGGCTGCCGCGACTGGAACACCGTCTACCTGCTGCTCGCCGCCGGCGTCCCGGCGTTCTTCTCCGGCTGCCTGACCACCACCGTGAACGGGCTGTTCGAGCGCCGCAGGGCGGGCGCGGGCAAGCCCGCGGTCTACGTCGACACGCCCGCCCCGCGCGGCGCCGCCACCATCAAGCAGGAGTACGACGCCGTCCGGGACCGCACCCTGGCCGAGAACATCGACGAGGCCGTCCGCCTGCTGGAGGGCTACCAGACGGACTACTCCCGGATCGTCACGTCCCGCCTGCACTGCTACCTGCCCACCTGGGCGATCGGCGCCGACGTCGAGTTCCGGCCCAAGCGCGCGGCCGACATCCGGTTCAACGGGCTGCTCGACGCGACCGAGGCGGACCGGCGCGCGATGCAGGAGCGCGTCACCCGCCTGCTGGACGTCGCCTTCACCGAGATCCTCGCCGGGAAGCCGGCCGAAGAGGTGTACGCGGCGTGGGCGGAGGCGTGCGAGCCGGAGGTCGCCGCCGCGCGGCGGCGGCTCGAGGCGCCCGGCGCGAACGACCCGCTGCCCTTCGACCTGGACGACGTCGTCGCACGAGTGCGCTCGCGCGAGCAGGTCCGGCCCGCGCTGGAGCCACGTGACGGCGAACCGGTGCACGTCTCCATCGCCATGGACGGCAACCTCAAGGAGCAGGCGAAGGTGGTCGCGACCGCGCTCGCCGACCACGCGGAGCGGCCCACCGTGCTCTACGTGCAGTGCCGGGACCACTCGCAGGCGGACATCGACGCGTTCAACGCGCTGTTCCCGGAGCTGGAGATCCACTGGCTGCCGTGCGACGGCATCGAGTACGGGTCGATCAGCGGCATGCTCTCCCACATCACCGTGGCCACCATGGACCGCCTGCTGCTGCCGTACCTGCTGCCGGACCTCGACAAGGTGATCTACCACGACATCGACGCCGTGCTGCTCACCGACATCGGCGAGCTCTACGACCTCGATCTCGGTGACGCGCCGCTCGCCGCCCGGGACGCCGCCGGCCGCTACTTCCTGTCCGGGTTCCGCAACACGTGGATCACGACCAAGAAGATGCCGGGCGGGGCCGCGGTCGCGAACGAGTTCCTGCGGCGGATGTCCGCCCACCAGACGTACGACTACGTCGCGTTCAACGCCGGGATCATGGTGCTCAACCTGGACCGGATGCGCGCCGACGGGTTCGCCGAGAACTACCTGCCGTGGGCCGGCATGTACGGGCTCAACGACCAGCAGTTGCTCAACGTCTACGCCGGGAACACGCGCGTCGTGATGGACCCGGCGTGGAACGCGTTCCCGGCGCAGGAGGACGTGCGGGACCCGAAGCTGATCCACTGGGCCGGGCACCGCAAGCCGTGGAGCGCCGAGTACTCCACCTGCCAGGAGTACTGGCAGGCCGCGGAGAAGAGGCTCGCCGAACGAGCGGTCGCCGCGGGCGCCCCGGGAGCCGTCGGCGGTCCCGCCGGCGCCGAGGGGCACTGA
- a CDS encoding glycosyltransferase family 2 protein — protein MTAPELSVVVPTHDVAPWIEECLHSILGQEGVRLEIVVVDDGSTDPTRDVVGAIDDPRIRLVTAERPGGGPARNQGAGLARGEYLAFADGDDVVPPGAYAALLGSLRASGSDMAVGNFVRFPDGEDTPGRPGAGGPVRGDAGPEGAANPAVPATRHVTEPRTGITVHDEPALVRNRACWNRVFRRAFWNSHGIRFEDSRRSNDIVAMARASVAARTDLVPDVVYRYRQRFGNGSMTTFGATPEAQLVYLGQERLCAPLLTGAGERVRTVYSGMLLRSYLWNAVRIVLDDPEHTAPGREAELRRRLAEPLADILDRLSPATLASLPRARREVFARTAAGDWDQARAALRRVTSPTRADRALAAVEGTGRRAGRLAGRVLVRARRLVLSG, from the coding sequence ATGACCGCTCCCGAACTCAGCGTCGTGGTCCCCACCCACGACGTCGCGCCCTGGATCGAGGAGTGCCTGCACAGCATCCTCGGTCAGGAAGGCGTCCGCCTGGAGATCGTCGTCGTCGACGACGGCTCGACCGACCCGACCCGCGACGTCGTCGGCGCGATCGACGATCCGCGCATCCGGCTCGTCACGGCCGAACGGCCCGGCGGAGGCCCCGCGCGGAACCAGGGCGCGGGCCTCGCGCGCGGTGAGTACCTCGCGTTCGCCGACGGCGACGACGTCGTGCCGCCCGGAGCGTACGCCGCCCTGCTGGGGTCGCTGCGGGCGAGCGGATCGGACATGGCAGTCGGCAACTTCGTGCGGTTTCCCGACGGCGAGGACACCCCCGGTCGCCCCGGCGCCGGCGGACCGGTGCGCGGCGACGCCGGCCCCGAGGGCGCCGCGAACCCCGCCGTGCCGGCCACCCGGCACGTCACCGAGCCCCGTACCGGCATCACCGTGCACGACGAACCGGCCCTGGTGCGCAACCGCGCCTGCTGGAACCGCGTGTTCCGCCGCGCGTTCTGGAACTCCCACGGCATCCGGTTCGAGGACTCCCGCCGGTCGAACGACATCGTCGCGATGGCCCGCGCGTCCGTCGCGGCGCGCACCGACCTGGTGCCCGACGTCGTCTACCGCTATCGCCAGCGGTTCGGGAACGGCTCGATGACCACGTTCGGTGCCACCCCCGAGGCCCAGCTCGTCTACCTCGGGCAGGAGCGGCTGTGCGCGCCGCTGCTGACCGGAGCGGGCGAGCGGGTACGCACCGTGTACTCGGGGATGCTCCTGCGCTCGTACCTCTGGAACGCCGTGCGCATCGTCCTCGACGACCCGGAGCACACCGCCCCCGGCCGCGAGGCCGAGCTCCGCCGTCGCCTCGCGGAGCCGCTCGCCGACATCCTGGACCGGCTCAGCCCCGCCACGCTCGCGTCACTTCCCCGAGCACGCCGCGAGGTGTTCGCCCGCACGGCAGCCGGGGACTGGGACCAGGCGCGCGCGGCGCTGCGCCGCGTGACGTCGCCCACGCGGGCGGACCGGGCGCTCGCGGCCGTGGAAGGCACGGGGCGCCGCGCGGGCCGGCTGGCCGGCCGCGTGCTGGTCCGGGCCCGGCGACTGGTGCTCAGCGGGTGA
- a CDS encoding ABC transporter permease — MPGRPGTEENEEFVTVTENRAAAPEPLSSAEARALARQHGLEEAGVRPGMGTYLKQLWARRDFIRVFSTSKAYAKHQGSFLGQMWATLNPTLNAIIYTLIFGFILDADRGLENVVAFIVIGVFVFRLMDNAISSGARAIDGNMQLVRSLRFPRAVLPLANVITSLTLFIPTVGVMCLFTLASGYIPFKDLKVITLTWHWLEIIPALALVTLLNTGISLFMARYGYGKPDLLQVLPFITRLLMYGSGVLFPITRFVSGTDQTSVVIRAILEYQPVAVFLRLFRMIMMDDVTIPYDPWLWAWAGGWALFILVGGFIYFWAAEERYGRD; from the coding sequence GTGCCCGGACGCCCCGGCACCGAGGAGAACGAGGAGTTCGTGACCGTCACCGAGAATCGAGCGGCGGCACCCGAGCCGCTGTCTTCGGCCGAGGCGAGGGCGCTCGCCCGGCAGCACGGCCTCGAGGAGGCCGGGGTCCGCCCGGGCATGGGTACCTACCTGAAACAGCTCTGGGCGCGCCGCGACTTCATTCGCGTCTTCTCCACGTCCAAGGCGTACGCGAAGCACCAGGGGTCGTTCCTCGGGCAGATGTGGGCGACCCTGAACCCGACGCTCAACGCGATCATCTACACGCTGATCTTCGGGTTCATCCTCGATGCGGATCGCGGCCTGGAAAACGTCGTCGCCTTCATCGTGATCGGCGTGTTCGTCTTCCGCCTCATGGACAACGCGATCAGCAGCGGCGCTCGGGCGATCGACGGCAACATGCAGCTCGTACGGTCCTTGCGGTTCCCGCGGGCCGTGCTGCCGCTGGCGAACGTCATCACCAGTCTGACCCTCTTCATCCCGACGGTCGGGGTGATGTGCCTGTTCACGCTCGCGTCGGGCTACATCCCCTTCAAGGACCTGAAGGTCATCACGCTGACCTGGCACTGGCTGGAGATCATTCCCGCCCTCGCGCTGGTCACGCTGCTCAACACCGGGATCAGCCTGTTCATGGCGCGGTACGGCTACGGCAAGCCCGACCTGCTGCAGGTGCTGCCCTTCATCACGCGCCTGCTGATGTACGGGTCCGGCGTGCTGTTCCCGATCACGCGGTTCGTGAGCGGTACCGACCAGACGTCGGTGGTGATCCGCGCGATTCTGGAATACCAGCCGGTCGCGGTGTTCCTCCGGCTCTTCCGGATGATCATGATGGACGACGTGACCATCCCTTACGACCCCTGGCTGTGGGCCTGGGCCGGCGGATGGGCGTTGTTCATCCTGGTGGGAGGATTCATCTACTTCTGGGCCGCCGAGGAAAGGTACGGGCGTGACTGA
- a CDS encoding ABC transporter ATP-binding protein, producing MTENVPSRAPKGEPEEIDFEIDAEDLPDRAVRTELGSPSVIVDDVHVTYRVFGGKPVSGANRSLFNRMVGRARQSVGAITEVRAVRGVSFVARHGEAIGIVGTNGSGKSTLLRAVAGLHPPSKGRVYLSGEPSLLGVNAALLKDLSGERNITIGGLALGMSEDEARAKVPEIVDFADLGDFVYLPMNAYSSGMAARLRFAISTIVTPDILMVDEALATGDAAFRKKSKERIEKIREEAGTVFLVSHSIASVRAMCTRVIWLDQGQVRMDGDVDTVCDEYQKYIKGKNGQAKAGGKIGPGGRRKGAGKGRGAGKGKPKTGNGKRPAKVAGQHKQYPRPAEGGHPATGSLRRLTQDDLRPATGSLRQVPRDETRPATGPLRKVTPESSRPAASSRPATGALRRVTEDDPRPSTGTLRRLTWEDVRPDRVSGGFSDRSGGGDADPLAAPETRPVVEPALPRVPRWPSSTSETGFPDLDGPTSRSEAELRRARRSWVGQRRPRSTEPAPDTEAIPVVRVTDPRDKQGEG from the coding sequence GTGACTGAGAACGTGCCCAGCAGGGCCCCGAAGGGGGAACCCGAGGAGATCGACTTCGAGATCGACGCCGAGGACCTCCCGGACCGCGCGGTCCGGACCGAGCTCGGTTCGCCGTCGGTCATCGTGGACGACGTGCACGTCACCTACCGGGTGTTCGGCGGCAAGCCCGTGTCGGGCGCCAACCGGTCGCTGTTCAACCGCATGGTCGGTCGCGCCCGGCAGAGCGTGGGCGCCATCACGGAGGTGCGCGCCGTGCGTGGTGTCTCCTTCGTGGCGCGCCACGGTGAGGCGATCGGCATCGTCGGGACGAACGGCTCGGGGAAGTCCACGTTGCTCCGCGCCGTCGCGGGGCTCCACCCCCCCTCGAAGGGGCGCGTCTACCTCTCCGGGGAGCCGTCGCTCCTGGGCGTCAACGCCGCGCTGCTGAAGGACCTCTCCGGCGAACGCAACATCACCATCGGAGGCCTCGCCCTCGGCATGTCGGAGGACGAGGCCCGGGCGAAGGTCCCGGAGATCGTGGACTTCGCGGATCTCGGCGATTTCGTCTACCTGCCGATGAACGCCTACTCCTCCGGGATGGCCGCGCGGCTGCGCTTCGCGATCTCGACGATCGTCACGCCCGACATCCTCATGGTGGACGAGGCGCTCGCCACCGGGGACGCCGCCTTCCGCAAGAAGAGCAAGGAGCGCATCGAGAAGATCCGCGAGGAGGCCGGCACGGTCTTCCTCGTCAGCCACTCGATCGCGTCGGTGCGCGCGATGTGCACCCGCGTGATCTGGCTCGACCAGGGCCAGGTGCGCATGGACGGCGACGTCGACACGGTGTGCGACGAGTACCAGAAGTACATCAAGGGCAAGAACGGCCAGGCGAAGGCCGGCGGGAAGATCGGTCCCGGCGGCCGGCGCAAGGGGGCCGGCAAGGGCCGAGGAGCGGGCAAGGGCAAGCCGAAGACCGGCAACGGCAAGCGGCCCGCGAAGGTCGCCGGGCAGCACAAGCAGTACCCGCGTCCGGCCGAGGGCGGCCACCCCGCGACGGGTTCGCTGCGCCGGTTGACCCAGGACGACCTGCGCCCCGCCACCGGCTCGCTCCGCCAGGTCCCGCGGGACGAGACGCGCCCCGCCACGGGCCCGCTGCGGAAGGTCACCCCGGAGAGTTCCCGCCCGGCGGCGAGCTCCCGTCCGGCGACCGGTGCGCTGCGCCGGGTGACCGAGGACGACCCACGCCCCTCGACCGGCACGCTGCGCAGGCTCACCTGGGAGGACGTCCGGCCGGACCGCGTGAGCGGCGGGTTCTCGGACCGCTCGGGGGGCGGCGACGCCGATCCGCTGGCGGCTCCGGAGACCCGCCCGGTCGTGGAGCCGGCCCTGCCGCGGGTGCCGCGCTGGCCCTCGTCCACCTCGGAGACCGGCTTCCCCGACCTGGACGGGCCGACGTCCCGGTCGGAGGCGGAGTTGCGCCGCGCACGCCGGTCGTGGGTGGGCCAGCGGCGGCCGAGGAGCACCGAACCCGCGCCGGACACGGAGGCGATTCCCGTGGTCAGGGTGACGGATCCGCGCGACAAGCAGGGCGAGGGCTAG